Proteins found in one Mytilus edulis chromosome 2, xbMytEdul2.2, whole genome shotgun sequence genomic segment:
- the LOC139513069 gene encoding uncharacterized PE-PGRS family protein PE_PGRS54-like isoform X3 has product MVQQLKKMKFIILLCFIVSTAAQQQNQRQTTGFGGGRPGGGTTTFGGAGGAGAGGGTQRGFAGAGAGPFGGFGPPGAQFGGGPGGPFGFPGGRPGGPPGSPFGFGGPPGFGAPPPGFGGRPGGQFGGFGGPGGRPGGRPGGQFNPFGGAPGGQGGQFGNGAGTLGAFGGDGGAGNSLVGTAFGTGTPGTTGTNTQTGTQTGTQPSTQTGATGGANTLTGFGQQGGGAGQGGFPGGSPFGGQQFGLPPFGGMNGPPPPFGQFGGPGMNPFGGGGAGMNPFGGGGAGMNPFGGAGAGMNPFGGAGAGMNPFGGGAPTGQFGGGAGAGAGQFGGGAGLGQFGGATPTGQFGGGAGLGQFGGATPTGQFGGGAGLGQFGGATPTGQFGGGSTTGQFGAGNALGNTGGAGAGLGFGNGLNVGTLPSTGLFTELGQGSTLIDPVTGNRVRPLTNDVANNAIATRRGQTDRRRVLATRRRNALRTRTGAGTGAGFLFPTNSLSMSTGSSTGSSSSTGTQLPSQTLGTSNTAGTNAPSSNTLWSGMPDISSFGMTQGTTGQSGMTSGMNGLSGATQGGAAGMSPNGFGGNNPMNGMFLPPMMSGGMGGMPPGGMGGMRGMPLGGMGGMPPGGMGGMGGMMPGGFGGMPPGMNSFGMGQQGMSGNGASTTGSTTGTTGASSTSSRTNGATAGSGGMMPGLGGLDGMFSPMMQGMGSNPGAAGMSFGSQGGDPFGSQGANPFGSQGGNPFGSQGANPFGSQGMQFGTQGAGSTTGTNGAASTAQTTGNGMGTSAFAAMNQFPGASGSNQPSASSNAGSLPVMSNFGGRAGMANMFGGTNQG; this is encoded by the exons ATGGTACAACAACTgaagaaaatgaaatttataattttactCTGTTTTATCGTTTCTACAGCAG CCCAACAACAAAATCAAAGACAAACGACAGGTTTTGGCGGAGGAAGACCAGGCGGCGGTACAACTACCTTCGGTGGTGCTGGTGGTGCAGGTGCTGGTGGTGGAACACAAAGAGGTTTTGCAGGAGCTGGTGCTGGACCATTCGGGGGTTTTGGACCACCAGGTGCACAATTTGGTGGCGGTCCAGGTGGACCTTTTGGATTTCCGGGTGGTCGACCGGGTGGTCCTCCGGGTTCCCCATTTGGATTTGGTGGACCTCCAGGTTTTGGAGCCCCTCCACCCGGATTTGGTGGTAGACCAGGTGGACAGTTCGGAGGCTTTGGAGGTCCAGGCGGCAGACCAGGCGGCAGACCAGGTGGCCAGTTTAATCCATTTGGGGGTGCACCGGGTGGACAAGGAGGACAATTTGGAAATGGAGCTGGTACACTAGGAGCGTTTGGTGGAGATGGAGGAGCTGGAAACTCATTAGTTGGCACAGCATTTGGAACTGGAACACCAGGAACAACAGGAACAAACACTCAAACAGGCACTCAAACAGGCACTCAACCAAGCACTCAAACAGGCGCTACAGGTGGAGCCAATACATTGACCGGGTTTGGACAACAAGGTGGTGGTGCTGGACAAGGTGGTTTCCCCGGAGGGTCACCTTTTGGTGGACAACAATTTGGACTTCCGCCGTTCGGTGGAATGAATGGACCCCCACCGCCATTTGGACAATTTGGTGGTCCTGGTATGAATCCATTTGGTGGTGGTGGCGCTGGTATGAATCCATTTGGTGGTGGCGGCGCTGGTATGAATCCATTTGGTGGTGCTGGCGCTGGTATGAATCCATTTGGTGGTGCCGGCGCTGGTATGAATCCATTTGGTGGAGGGGCACCAACAGGACAGTTTGGAGGCGGAGCAGGTGCAGGTGCAGGACAGTTTGGAGGCGGGGCAGGTCTTGGACAATTTGGAGGTGCAACACCTACAGGACAGTTTGGAGGTGGGGCAGGTCTTGGACAATTTGGAGGTGCAACACCTACAGGACAGTTTGGAGGTGGGGCAGGTCTTGGACAATTTGGAGGTGCGACACCCACAGGACAGTTTGGAGGTGGGTCAACCACAGGGCAATTCGGAGCTGGAAATGCACTAGGAAATACTGGCGGAGCTGGGGCAGGGCTTGGATTTGGAAATGGCCTTAATGTGGGAACTTTACCATCAACAGGTCTGTTTACAGAATTAGGTCAAGGTTCCACGTTAATTGACCCAGTAACGGGTAACAGAGTACGACCCCTGACAAATGATGTAGCCAATAATGCTATTGCAACACGAAGAGGGCAAACAG ATAGAAGACGAGTTTTAGCCACACGGCGGCGGAATGCTTTAAGAACAC GAACAGGCGCTGGCACCGGAGCAG gATTTCTATTCCCAACAAACTCACTTTCAATGAGTACAG GGAGTAGCACCGGTTCCTCATCGTCAACTGGAACTCAATTACCATCACAAACTCTCGGAACATCGAACACTGCTGGAACTAATG CACCGAGTTCAAATACTCTTTGGTCTGGAATGCCAGATATAAGCTCGTTTGGAATGACACAAGGTACGACAGGCCAGTCTGGAATGACTTCAGGCATGAATGGTCTGTCTGGAGCGACACAAGGTGGTGCGGCCGGTATGTCACCAAATGGTTTCGGAGGTAACAACCCAATGAATGGAATGTTTTTACCTCCAATGATGTCTGGAGGTATGGGTGGAATGCCACCTGGAGGAATGGGTGGTATGAGAGGAATGCCGCTTGGTGGAATGGGCGGTATGCCACCAGGAGGTATGGGCGGTATGGGTGGAATGATGCCCGGAGGTTTTGGAGGGATGCCACCTGGAATGAATAGCTTTGGTATGGGACAACAAGGAATGTCTGGAAATGGAGCTTCAACAACTGGTTCGACAACAGGAACGACTGGAGCAAGTTCAACCTCATCAAGAACCAATGGAGCTACTGCTGGTTCCGGTGGAATGATGCCTGGTTTAGGGGGTCTCGATGGAATGTTTTCTCCAATGATGCAGGGAATGGGATCAAATCCAGGCGCTGCAGGAATGTCATTTGGTTCACAGGGAGGAGATCCATTCGGTTCACAGGGAGCAAATCCATTCGGTTCACAGGGAGGAAATCCATTCGGTTCACAGGGAGCAAACCCATTTGGTTCACAAGGAATGCAATTCGGTACACAGGGCGCTGGTTCTACAACGGGAACAAATGGCGCAGCTTCAACAGCACAGACCACAGGAAACGGTATGGGTACAAGCGCATTTGCAGCGATGAATCAGTTTCCTGGCGCTTCAGGAAGCAACCAGCCTTCAGCTAGCTCAAATGCCGGAAGTCTACCGGTGATGTCTAATTTTGGTGGTAGGGCGGGAATGGCTAATATGTTTG gAGGCACCAATCAAGGTTAG
- the LOC139513069 gene encoding uncharacterized PE-PGRS family protein PE_PGRS54-like isoform X4 produces the protein MVQQLKKMKFIILLCFIVSTAAQQQNQRQTTGFGGGRPGGGTTTFGGAGGAGAGGGTQRGFAGAGAGPFGGFGPPGAQFGGGPGGPFGFPGGRPGGPPGSPFGFGGPPGFGAPPPGFGGRPGGQFGGFGGPGGRPGGRPGGQFNPFGGAPGGQGGQFGNGAGTLGAFGGDGGAGNSLVGTAFGTGTPGTTGTNTQTGTQTGTQPSTQTGATGGANTLTGFGQQGGGAGQGGFPGGSPFGGQQFGLPPFGGMNGPPPPFGQFGGPGMNPFGGGGAGMNPFGGGGAGMNPFGGAGAGMNPFGGAGAGMNPFGGGAPTGQFGGGAGAGAGQFGGGAGLGQFGGATPTGQFGGGAGLGQFGGATPTGQFGGGAGLGQFGGATPTGQFGGGSTTGQFGAGNALGNTGGAGAGLGFGNGLNVGTLPSTGLFTELGQGSTLIDPVTGNRVRPLTNDVANNAIATRRGQTGTGAGTGAGFLFPTNSLSMSTGSSTGSSSSTGTQLPSQTLGTSNTAGTNAPSSNTLWSGMPDISSFGMTQGTTGQSGMTSGMNGLSGATQGGAAGMSPNGFGGNNPMNGMFLPPMMSGGMGGMPPGGMGGMRGMPLGGMGGMPPGGMGGMGGMMPGGFGGMPPGMNSFGMGQQGMSGNGASTTGSTTGTTGASSTSSRTNGATAGSGGMMPGLGGLDGMFSPMMQGMGSNPGAAGMSFGSQGGDPFGSQGANPFGSQGGNPFGSQGANPFGSQGMQFGTQGAGSTTGTNGAASTAQTTGNGMGTSAFAAMNQFPGASGSNQPSASSNAGSLPVMSNFGGRAGMANMFGGTNQG, from the exons ATGGTACAACAACTgaagaaaatgaaatttataattttactCTGTTTTATCGTTTCTACAGCAG CCCAACAACAAAATCAAAGACAAACGACAGGTTTTGGCGGAGGAAGACCAGGCGGCGGTACAACTACCTTCGGTGGTGCTGGTGGTGCAGGTGCTGGTGGTGGAACACAAAGAGGTTTTGCAGGAGCTGGTGCTGGACCATTCGGGGGTTTTGGACCACCAGGTGCACAATTTGGTGGCGGTCCAGGTGGACCTTTTGGATTTCCGGGTGGTCGACCGGGTGGTCCTCCGGGTTCCCCATTTGGATTTGGTGGACCTCCAGGTTTTGGAGCCCCTCCACCCGGATTTGGTGGTAGACCAGGTGGACAGTTCGGAGGCTTTGGAGGTCCAGGCGGCAGACCAGGCGGCAGACCAGGTGGCCAGTTTAATCCATTTGGGGGTGCACCGGGTGGACAAGGAGGACAATTTGGAAATGGAGCTGGTACACTAGGAGCGTTTGGTGGAGATGGAGGAGCTGGAAACTCATTAGTTGGCACAGCATTTGGAACTGGAACACCAGGAACAACAGGAACAAACACTCAAACAGGCACTCAAACAGGCACTCAACCAAGCACTCAAACAGGCGCTACAGGTGGAGCCAATACATTGACCGGGTTTGGACAACAAGGTGGTGGTGCTGGACAAGGTGGTTTCCCCGGAGGGTCACCTTTTGGTGGACAACAATTTGGACTTCCGCCGTTCGGTGGAATGAATGGACCCCCACCGCCATTTGGACAATTTGGTGGTCCTGGTATGAATCCATTTGGTGGTGGTGGCGCTGGTATGAATCCATTTGGTGGTGGCGGCGCTGGTATGAATCCATTTGGTGGTGCTGGCGCTGGTATGAATCCATTTGGTGGTGCCGGCGCTGGTATGAATCCATTTGGTGGAGGGGCACCAACAGGACAGTTTGGAGGCGGAGCAGGTGCAGGTGCAGGACAGTTTGGAGGCGGGGCAGGTCTTGGACAATTTGGAGGTGCAACACCTACAGGACAGTTTGGAGGTGGGGCAGGTCTTGGACAATTTGGAGGTGCAACACCTACAGGACAGTTTGGAGGTGGGGCAGGTCTTGGACAATTTGGAGGTGCGACACCCACAGGACAGTTTGGAGGTGGGTCAACCACAGGGCAATTCGGAGCTGGAAATGCACTAGGAAATACTGGCGGAGCTGGGGCAGGGCTTGGATTTGGAAATGGCCTTAATGTGGGAACTTTACCATCAACAGGTCTGTTTACAGAATTAGGTCAAGGTTCCACGTTAATTGACCCAGTAACGGGTAACAGAGTACGACCCCTGACAAATGATGTAGCCAATAATGCTATTGCAACACGAAGAGGGCAAACAG GAACAGGCGCTGGCACCGGAGCAG gATTTCTATTCCCAACAAACTCACTTTCAATGAGTACAG GGAGTAGCACCGGTTCCTCATCGTCAACTGGAACTCAATTACCATCACAAACTCTCGGAACATCGAACACTGCTGGAACTAATG CACCGAGTTCAAATACTCTTTGGTCTGGAATGCCAGATATAAGCTCGTTTGGAATGACACAAGGTACGACAGGCCAGTCTGGAATGACTTCAGGCATGAATGGTCTGTCTGGAGCGACACAAGGTGGTGCGGCCGGTATGTCACCAAATGGTTTCGGAGGTAACAACCCAATGAATGGAATGTTTTTACCTCCAATGATGTCTGGAGGTATGGGTGGAATGCCACCTGGAGGAATGGGTGGTATGAGAGGAATGCCGCTTGGTGGAATGGGCGGTATGCCACCAGGAGGTATGGGCGGTATGGGTGGAATGATGCCCGGAGGTTTTGGAGGGATGCCACCTGGAATGAATAGCTTTGGTATGGGACAACAAGGAATGTCTGGAAATGGAGCTTCAACAACTGGTTCGACAACAGGAACGACTGGAGCAAGTTCAACCTCATCAAGAACCAATGGAGCTACTGCTGGTTCCGGTGGAATGATGCCTGGTTTAGGGGGTCTCGATGGAATGTTTTCTCCAATGATGCAGGGAATGGGATCAAATCCAGGCGCTGCAGGAATGTCATTTGGTTCACAGGGAGGAGATCCATTCGGTTCACAGGGAGCAAATCCATTCGGTTCACAGGGAGGAAATCCATTCGGTTCACAGGGAGCAAACCCATTTGGTTCACAAGGAATGCAATTCGGTACACAGGGCGCTGGTTCTACAACGGGAACAAATGGCGCAGCTTCAACAGCACAGACCACAGGAAACGGTATGGGTACAAGCGCATTTGCAGCGATGAATCAGTTTCCTGGCGCTTCAGGAAGCAACCAGCCTTCAGCTAGCTCAAATGCCGGAAGTCTACCGGTGATGTCTAATTTTGGTGGTAGGGCGGGAATGGCTAATATGTTTG gAGGCACCAATCAAGGTTAG
- the LOC139513069 gene encoding uncharacterized PE-PGRS family protein PE_PGRS54-like isoform X6, which translates to MVQQLKKMKFIILLCFIVSTAAQQQNQRQTTGFGGGRPGGGTTTFGGAGGAGAGGGTQRGFAGAGAGPFGGFGPPGAQFGGGPGGPFGFPGGRPGGPPGSPFGFGGPPGFGAPPPGFGGRPGGQFGGFGGPGGRPGGRPGGQFNPFGGAPGGQGGQFGNGAGTLGAFGGDGGAGNSLVGTAFGTGTPGTTGTNTQTGTQTGTQPSTQTGATGGANTLTGFGQQGGGAGQGGFPGGSPFGGQQFGLPPFGGMNGPPPPFGQFGGPGMNPFGGGGAGMNPFGGGGAGMNPFGGAGAGMNPFGGAGAGMNPFGGGAPTGQFGGGAGAGAGQFGGGAGLGQFGGATPTGQFGGGAGLGQFGGATPTGQFGGGAGLGQFGGATPTGQFGGGSTTGQFGAGNALGNTGGAGAGLGFGNGLNVGTLPSTGLFTELGQGSTLIDPVTGNRVRPLTNDVANNAIATRRGQTGTGAGTGAGSSTGSSSSTGTQLPSQTLGTSNTAGTNAPSSNTLWSGMPDISSFGMTQGTTGQSGMTSGMNGLSGATQGGAAGMSPNGFGGNNPMNGMFLPPMMSGGMGGMPPGGMGGMRGMPLGGMGGMPPGGMGGMGGMMPGGFGGMPPGMNSFGMGQQGMSGNGASTTGSTTGTTGASSTSSRTNGATAGSGGMMPGLGGLDGMFSPMMQGMGSNPGAAGMSFGSQGGDPFGSQGANPFGSQGGNPFGSQGANPFGSQGMQFGTQGAGSTTGTNGAASTAQTTGNGMGTSAFAAMNQFPGASGSNQPSASSNAGSLPVMSNFGGRAGMANMFGGTNQG; encoded by the exons ATGGTACAACAACTgaagaaaatgaaatttataattttactCTGTTTTATCGTTTCTACAGCAG CCCAACAACAAAATCAAAGACAAACGACAGGTTTTGGCGGAGGAAGACCAGGCGGCGGTACAACTACCTTCGGTGGTGCTGGTGGTGCAGGTGCTGGTGGTGGAACACAAAGAGGTTTTGCAGGAGCTGGTGCTGGACCATTCGGGGGTTTTGGACCACCAGGTGCACAATTTGGTGGCGGTCCAGGTGGACCTTTTGGATTTCCGGGTGGTCGACCGGGTGGTCCTCCGGGTTCCCCATTTGGATTTGGTGGACCTCCAGGTTTTGGAGCCCCTCCACCCGGATTTGGTGGTAGACCAGGTGGACAGTTCGGAGGCTTTGGAGGTCCAGGCGGCAGACCAGGCGGCAGACCAGGTGGCCAGTTTAATCCATTTGGGGGTGCACCGGGTGGACAAGGAGGACAATTTGGAAATGGAGCTGGTACACTAGGAGCGTTTGGTGGAGATGGAGGAGCTGGAAACTCATTAGTTGGCACAGCATTTGGAACTGGAACACCAGGAACAACAGGAACAAACACTCAAACAGGCACTCAAACAGGCACTCAACCAAGCACTCAAACAGGCGCTACAGGTGGAGCCAATACATTGACCGGGTTTGGACAACAAGGTGGTGGTGCTGGACAAGGTGGTTTCCCCGGAGGGTCACCTTTTGGTGGACAACAATTTGGACTTCCGCCGTTCGGTGGAATGAATGGACCCCCACCGCCATTTGGACAATTTGGTGGTCCTGGTATGAATCCATTTGGTGGTGGTGGCGCTGGTATGAATCCATTTGGTGGTGGCGGCGCTGGTATGAATCCATTTGGTGGTGCTGGCGCTGGTATGAATCCATTTGGTGGTGCCGGCGCTGGTATGAATCCATTTGGTGGAGGGGCACCAACAGGACAGTTTGGAGGCGGAGCAGGTGCAGGTGCAGGACAGTTTGGAGGCGGGGCAGGTCTTGGACAATTTGGAGGTGCAACACCTACAGGACAGTTTGGAGGTGGGGCAGGTCTTGGACAATTTGGAGGTGCAACACCTACAGGACAGTTTGGAGGTGGGGCAGGTCTTGGACAATTTGGAGGTGCGACACCCACAGGACAGTTTGGAGGTGGGTCAACCACAGGGCAATTCGGAGCTGGAAATGCACTAGGAAATACTGGCGGAGCTGGGGCAGGGCTTGGATTTGGAAATGGCCTTAATGTGGGAACTTTACCATCAACAGGTCTGTTTACAGAATTAGGTCAAGGTTCCACGTTAATTGACCCAGTAACGGGTAACAGAGTACGACCCCTGACAAATGATGTAGCCAATAATGCTATTGCAACACGAAGAGGGCAAACAG GAACAGGCGCTGGCACCGGAGCAG GGAGTAGCACCGGTTCCTCATCGTCAACTGGAACTCAATTACCATCACAAACTCTCGGAACATCGAACACTGCTGGAACTAATG CACCGAGTTCAAATACTCTTTGGTCTGGAATGCCAGATATAAGCTCGTTTGGAATGACACAAGGTACGACAGGCCAGTCTGGAATGACTTCAGGCATGAATGGTCTGTCTGGAGCGACACAAGGTGGTGCGGCCGGTATGTCACCAAATGGTTTCGGAGGTAACAACCCAATGAATGGAATGTTTTTACCTCCAATGATGTCTGGAGGTATGGGTGGAATGCCACCTGGAGGAATGGGTGGTATGAGAGGAATGCCGCTTGGTGGAATGGGCGGTATGCCACCAGGAGGTATGGGCGGTATGGGTGGAATGATGCCCGGAGGTTTTGGAGGGATGCCACCTGGAATGAATAGCTTTGGTATGGGACAACAAGGAATGTCTGGAAATGGAGCTTCAACAACTGGTTCGACAACAGGAACGACTGGAGCAAGTTCAACCTCATCAAGAACCAATGGAGCTACTGCTGGTTCCGGTGGAATGATGCCTGGTTTAGGGGGTCTCGATGGAATGTTTTCTCCAATGATGCAGGGAATGGGATCAAATCCAGGCGCTGCAGGAATGTCATTTGGTTCACAGGGAGGAGATCCATTCGGTTCACAGGGAGCAAATCCATTCGGTTCACAGGGAGGAAATCCATTCGGTTCACAGGGAGCAAACCCATTTGGTTCACAAGGAATGCAATTCGGTACACAGGGCGCTGGTTCTACAACGGGAACAAATGGCGCAGCTTCAACAGCACAGACCACAGGAAACGGTATGGGTACAAGCGCATTTGCAGCGATGAATCAGTTTCCTGGCGCTTCAGGAAGCAACCAGCCTTCAGCTAGCTCAAATGCCGGAAGTCTACCGGTGATGTCTAATTTTGGTGGTAGGGCGGGAATGGCTAATATGTTTG gAGGCACCAATCAAGGTTAG